A part of Dehalococcoidia bacterium genomic DNA contains:
- a CDS encoding enoyl-CoA hydratase-related protein — protein MSTILYEKKDGIGYITLNRPEELNAMNDEMLAELDRLLPQVEMDLDVKVVIFRGAGKDFCAGQDLTGVKTYEVLSEPGEHMTIKKRMEAERRRNRRWEYIFNLAKPTIAQVHGHCLGTGCYLSMVCDITIAAEDAQFGDPLLRMGLLPHMPLWLYLVGMKKTRELLLTGCYIDGIEAEKIGLINKAVPRDELEAEVENMAKGMALMHCDALAPAKDAINSVMEARGLGACWRFTNDMQLVMQQRTMLPEEYDFFAEREKKGLKVAIERRDAPFKKFCEER, from the coding sequence TATAACGCTCAACCGACCTGAGGAGCTTAACGCCATGAACGATGAGATGCTGGCCGAGCTCGACAGGCTGCTGCCGCAGGTCGAGATGGATCTCGACGTCAAGGTTGTGATATTCCGCGGCGCGGGCAAGGATTTCTGCGCCGGACAGGACCTCACCGGGGTCAAGACCTACGAAGTGTTATCCGAGCCGGGCGAACATATGACCATCAAGAAGCGCATGGAGGCGGAGAGACGCCGCAACCGCAGGTGGGAATACATCTTCAACCTGGCCAAACCGACCATCGCGCAGGTGCACGGCCACTGCCTGGGCACGGGGTGCTACCTGTCCATGGTATGCGATATCACCATCGCCGCCGAGGACGCGCAGTTCGGCGACCCGCTGCTTCGCATGGGGCTGCTGCCGCACATGCCGCTGTGGCTCTATCTCGTCGGAATGAAGAAGACGCGCGAGCTGCTCCTCACCGGATGCTACATAGACGGCATCGAGGCTGAGAAGATCGGATTGATAAACAAGGCCGTGCCCCGCGACGAACTCGAGGCCGAGGTGGAGAACATGGCAAAGGGAATGGCGCTCATGCACTGCGACGCGCTGGCCCCGGCCAAGGATGCCATCAACTCGGTCATGGAGGCGCGCGGCCTGGGCGCCTGCTGGCGCTTCACCAACGATATGCAGCTCGTAATGCAGCAGCGCACCATGCTGCCGGAGGAGTACGACTTCTTCGCCGAGAGGGAGAAGAAGGGACTCAAGGTGGCCATAGAACGGCGCGACGCCCCGTTCAAGAAGTTCTGCGAGGAGAGATAA
- a CDS encoding acetyl-CoA hydrolase/transferase C-terminal domain-containing protein, with amino-acid sequence MQNWQDEYKRKLISAEEAASKVKSGDNVAFTAGREALTVGMSIAARLGELQGVKVAVPSPGYDFGWYDEGWDSAFEITISWPTATVQDMLDQKRCDVNLPLIIPFSTEGEPPDVLLTEVTPPDERGFCSFGASLWSKRQQIKHAKLTIAEVNDRLIRTHGENYVHVSEIDYFVIHESRSGTPGTGSLGGRAVKEPPAYQKEIVKNVASLIKDGDTIQIGVGRTTEPLVKMGLFDGRNDIGVHSEATPPGIISLVRSGVINGKRKTLLPERVVVTSIGGGSKEEMEWCNGNPMFYLVDLLWLEDIRVIAQNDNMVSINNALAIDMTGQITAESIGPKLMSVAGGQIPFALGALLSKGGRSITVLPSTAQDGKVSRIMPLLPEGTAITLQRNIADLIVTEYGVANLRHKTLRQRCEQLINIAHPNFREELWKEAKKLYWP; translated from the coding sequence ATGCAGAACTGGCAGGATGAATATAAACGTAAGCTGATATCGGCCGAGGAAGCCGCGAGCAAGGTGAAATCGGGCGACAACGTGGCTTTCACCGCCGGGCGCGAGGCCCTGACCGTGGGCATGTCCATCGCCGCGCGGCTGGGCGAGCTGCAGGGCGTCAAGGTCGCCGTGCCCTCGCCGGGCTACGATTTCGGCTGGTACGATGAGGGCTGGGACTCGGCCTTCGAGATTACGATATCTTGGCCTACGGCCACCGTTCAGGATATGCTGGACCAGAAGCGTTGCGACGTGAACCTGCCCCTCATCATCCCCTTCTCCACCGAGGGCGAGCCCCCCGACGTGCTGCTCACCGAAGTGACCCCTCCCGACGAGCGCGGCTTCTGCAGCTTCGGCGCGTCGCTGTGGAGCAAGCGCCAGCAGATAAAGCATGCAAAACTGACGATCGCCGAGGTCAACGACCGTCTTATCCGCACCCACGGCGAAAACTATGTACACGTCTCCGAGATCGACTATTTCGTCATCCATGAATCGCGCTCCGGCACGCCGGGCACGGGCAGCCTGGGCGGCCGCGCCGTCAAGGAGCCGCCCGCCTACCAGAAAGAGATCGTCAAGAACGTGGCCTCTTTGATTAAGGACGGGGACACGATACAGATAGGCGTGGGCCGCACCACCGAGCCGCTGGTCAAGATGGGACTCTTCGACGGCAGGAACGACATCGGCGTGCACTCCGAGGCCACTCCTCCCGGCATCATCTCGCTGGTGAGAAGCGGCGTCATCAACGGCAAGCGCAAGACCCTTCTGCCCGAGCGCGTGGTGGTCACGTCGATAGGCGGCGGATCGAAGGAGGAGATGGAGTGGTGCAACGGAAACCCCATGTTCTACCTCGTCGATCTGCTTTGGCTGGAGGACATCCGCGTCATCGCCCAGAACGATAACATGGTTTCAATCAACAACGCCCTGGCCATCGACATGACGGGGCAGATAACTGCCGAGAGCATCGGCCCCAAGCTCATGTCCGTCGCCGGCGGCCAGATACCATTCGCCCTGGGTGCGCTGCTTTCGAAAGGCGGCAGGTCGATAACCGTGCTGCCATCGACGGCGCAGGACGGCAAGGTCTCCCGCATCATGCCGCTGCTGCCCGAGGGAACCGCGATCACCCTGCAGCGCAACATCGCCGACCTCATCGTCACCGAGTATGGCGTGGCCAACCTGCGGCACAAGACCCTGCGCCAGCGTTGCGAGCAGCTCATCAACATTGCGCACCCCAACTTCCGCGAGGAGCTGTGGAAAGAGGCCAAAAAGCTCTACTGGCCATAG
- a CDS encoding enoyl-CoA hydratase-related protein, which yields MPTGFGWEFKTQYKECFYEHNDYREWDFQTAIYEKVNERVARITLNRPDKRNAFNDRMFEDLSAAMNKANADPDVRVVIIRGAGNHFGAGHDLSSPEGEESPPVHPNVNPTMQDYYGFERRRCYKYNDVMEYPKITIAQVHGKCIGASQIFAAACDIIVAADDAQFGIRGFGSQLHGLTEYPLWPMWSNMAYAGRAVTEMSGKEAADRGFANKSVPLDKLEAETLRWAEVLANLPSEGVAVTKEWISGMEDIMGMGGTQRAHYHAHTGLQYVRFRPEEVNLYKEKRDKGLKGFLKDRAETATPQAKAAADSEAKKKK from the coding sequence ATGCCGACCGGATTTGGATGGGAATTTAAAACGCAATACAAAGAGTGCTTCTACGAGCACAATGACTACCGCGAGTGGGATTTCCAGACCGCGATCTACGAGAAGGTCAACGAACGCGTGGCCAGAATCACCCTCAATCGCCCGGACAAGAGGAACGCCTTCAACGACCGCATGTTCGAGGACCTGTCAGCGGCCATGAACAAGGCCAACGCCGACCCCGACGTTAGGGTCGTGATAATCAGGGGCGCCGGCAACCACTTCGGCGCCGGCCACGACCTGAGCTCCCCCGAGGGCGAGGAGTCGCCCCCGGTGCACCCTAATGTGAACCCTACAATGCAGGATTACTACGGCTTCGAGCGGCGCCGCTGCTATAAGTACAACGATGTCATGGAGTACCCCAAAATCACGATCGCGCAGGTGCATGGCAAGTGCATCGGCGCCAGCCAGATATTCGCCGCCGCGTGCGACATCATCGTCGCCGCCGACGACGCGCAGTTCGGCATCAGGGGCTTCGGCAGCCAGCTTCACGGCCTGACCGAGTACCCGCTGTGGCCCATGTGGTCCAACATGGCCTACGCCGGACGCGCCGTCACCGAGATGTCGGGCAAGGAGGCCGCCGACCGCGGTTTCGCTAACAAGTCCGTGCCGCTGGACAAGCTGGAGGCCGAGACGTTGCGCTGGGCTGAAGTTTTAGCCAATCTTCCCAGCGAGGGCGTGGCCGTGACCAAGGAGTGGATAAGCGGCATGGAGGACATCATGGGTATGGGCGGCACGCAGCGCGCGCACTACCACGCCCACACCGGCCTGCAGTACGTGCGCTTCCGCCCCGAGGAAGTGAACTTGTACAAGGAAAAGCGCGACAAGGGGCTCAAGGGCTTCCTCAAGGATCGCGCCGAAACGGCCACTCCGCAAGCCAAGGCCGCGGCAGATAGTGAAGCTAAGAAGAAGAAATAA